Genomic DNA from Solanum pennellii chromosome 3, SPENNV200:
ggaattaataaaatttgttaCCTCACTCAAGGAATAACCATCCAACGATCTCCCTCTAGCAGCATTATCCATGCATAACTAATGAATCTGTTTTTTTAACTTCATGAGAATAGGTGACCCCAGATGAGCGGGGATCAGAACCCTCTGACAACGTTAAACCAAAATAGATCATTAAAGAGTCACCACAATGAAGTTATACCTACCActaattatattgatgataagAGAGTGAGATATAgtctcaaagaaaaaaaaaacattttcacacATGATAACAATAGCACTTCGGACTCCGACACATACATTCATGAATTTGGTGAGTTATAAAAAAGTCTACCTCTTCAAATTTCAAAGTTCAGACATCTACGTTTTATAATCCTCTAGTACTTGTGAACTGGACTCCTGGACCTCTTGGAACCATGTCTAATAGGAGACCGTGACCGGCTTCTATCACGTCCCCGGTATCTCTCCCTGCTTCTGTTTCTCCCATTCCTGGAACTCCCATGTTTCCAACCTGATCCCCTATCGAAATCACGCCCTCCTCTGCCATTTCTGTCAAGGTCGCGATCTCTTCCCCGGTAGCGATCCCGTTCCCTGTCATGATCTTGATCTTTGTGCTTGTCCCTGTCAGATGACTCACTTCTTCGTCGTCTGCTATCATGTTCTTTCTCCCTCAGCTTTTTCCTTTCTTCTGCTTCTTTCTCCCTGGATAACCTTTCCTCTTCCCTAGCCTTCTCTTTAGCAGCCTGGAAGCAACAGTTACAGTCGTCCATTGCAAAGAATATCATTTGTAACAAAAGGCAGAAAAATAAAGTTGCATTCTGCAGTTTTATaaggaaataaaaaggaaaatttggCGAGAAATACCTTGTACTCAGCTAAGAAATCTCGAACCATCCCATAACCAACATGCTGTTTACCAGTGACGTGAGACTGAGTTCTCTCTGCAGCATCATTTGCAACAAGAAAGGAACCACATGTCTCGCACAGAGCCATCTTCTTCTCTTGTACAATCATTAGTGCACTGTTCTGCTGGGATTGCTGAGTCAAGGTAGTCTTTTCAACATTAAGCATTTCCACCTACATGAATATCAAGAATTCAGATACTGTGGGAAGACTATACCATCACGATATAGCAAAATTCAAGACAAACACTAATAGTAGGCCCCTCAGCCAAACCTTTCTCATCAGAGCTTCAGCTTCATCAACTTTCCCAGCTTCACCAAGAGACTCCACTTGTTCTAGCAAGTTCTTAATCTTCTCCTCCAAGACAGACAGCTGCTCAGATTTTTCTGCTGATATTGGAGGAGGTGGCGGAACGTCAACCTCCTGAGCAAGGCGTTCTCGACCACGCCTCACTTTCTTATCCAAGTCCATCACCTATAAAACCCACAATTTAAGTATATGGCATATTTATTCAGAGAACAGTTGAAACAGCACTGTGAAACTTGTCAGTCAATAACCTACCAATTTCTCACAAAAATGGGCTAGTTCTGCTTCAAACTTGGGAACATAAGAATCATGTCTTGGAGATTTCTCAAAACTGAAGAAGAAACAAAGATCTTTCAGAACAATGAAATTGTAGTGCGCAAATGAGAAATCATAATGCACAATAATCTTGcatgcacaaaaaaaaaagagagagcaACTTATGGAGAGGCAGGTAAAAACACTCAAGCTACAGCACTAGAAGATCTCCATACAAACAGGGAGGACTAGTACACCAGCAAATGatttaaggggtcgtttggttggGAACAAGTTATCCCAGGATTAATTATCCTGGGTTTAGCTATGCTGAGATAACTTATACTACCATGGGATAAATTATCCCATCACTATGGTATAAATGGTGGGGATAGCTTATCCTACCATATATATGGGGGATAAATTATCATCACTATGGTATAAATGGTGGAATAAGTTATCCTAAACAGGGCAACCAAAATTTTATAACTCGACTATTTTTTTATCCCAggactatttatttttatccctcacaccaaacgacccctaagatATGAAATTGTGATGAAGTACCAACTGATAATATACGTGGTATAAGCTGGTACTTCTATCATTAAGGAGACCAGTGATCAAAATCTCCCAAAATGCCTTGTGGTCAAGTAAAATGTCAAGGTCATGCTTCACGATGAGCCGGCAGTCAAAATATGCAGCTGCATCAATACCAAAGCTGTAGCATAATATAAAAGATGTTGGATTTGCTGATTGTCCTTGATACAGAGCAACAAACAAGGAAGTCATTGAGATTGGCAATACACTGGAACCTAAAGGAAATTACTACtctttcaaacaagaaataacATTGGAACCTAAAGAATGCTGCTCATTAGAGTCATACAGGACTTGTATAATCCTATATCAGTTTGCACTGGTTTTTGACCTTTCCATGGTGTACTATCACAGGTAATTTAACCAATTTGAAACACCTTTTCAGGTATGCTAACTGATGAGCGTGATCAAGTTCAAACTCTATGAGGAACCTTTTCAACACGTAAAGAATTCTAACTGCTGCTCTCAGTTTCCTACAAACAAAAGTAGCTTTGAGGCTTCCATTTCACTCTTTCCAGCTCAAGTATGGCTACTGTAATGCGAGTATCACAATTCCAACATAACTACAGATTATGGTTGTTAAcatgaaaatttagaacttatgGTATGATGATCTTACTAGTAACCACACAAAAGAACTAATCTGAAACTAGATGTCAAGAAGTTCAACCTGCTTATGCTAACTACCACAAGATTGAAATCTTTTTTGTCTGTACATAATTTGCAGCTTCATTAAGTTAAGCTCTGAGAACTAGCAATCCTTTTAAAGGAAGTAGCAGAGCATAACTTCACATTATTTACTTTGAATCAAATATCATATAACAGTCATATCCATTAAATCTTGCATCAGAATTTGGTTATCAATCATCTAAGAAATGAACGTAGTTTCTATGAATTTCAGGCAGACAGCCAATTGACAGTAGATTTCACCAGCAAAGTGAACCATACTGAGAAAGGAGAAAGAGTGTCAAGCTCCAAGCATCTTGGAACCATCTGGCTGAACTGTAGTTCAAGAGCTCCAACTTGGAGAAGCATATACAAGCTGGAAGCCTGAAACCGATGGGAATTTGACAAGAGCACCAAGTACTCTGGGTGATGATACAAGCAGTTATTTTTTTGGTGTTTGTGGAGTAAACCGAACCGGATATGTTTGATGGAATCTCAACTCTGGACCATTCCAGATGTTTGCTTAACCTTTTTTTGTTGGACTAAGAttacctccccccccccccccccNNNNNNNNNNNNNNNNNNNNNNNNNNNNNNNNNNNNNNNNNNNNNNNNNNNNNNNNNNNNNNNNNNNNNNNNNNNNNNNNNNNNNNNNNNNNNNNNNNNNNNNNNNNNNNNNNNNNNNNNNNNNNNNNNNNNNNNNNNNNNNNNNNNNNNNNNNNNNNNNNNNNNNNNNNNNNNNNNNNNNNNNNNNNNNNNNNNNNNNNNNNNNNNNNNNNNNNNNNNNNNNNNNNNNNNNNNNNNNNNNNNNNNNNNNNNNNNNNNNNNNNNNNNNNNNNNNNNNNNNNNNNNNNNNNNNNNNNNNNNNNNNNNNNNNNNNNNNNNNNNNNNNNNNNNNNNNNNNNNNNNNNNNNNNNNNNNNNNNNNNNNNNNNNCCCCCCCCCCCCCTATAATTACATTGACCATTTTTTGGACTTCATCAGTTCCTTGGTAT
This window encodes:
- the LOC107015343 gene encoding luc7-like protein 3; this translates as MDAQRALLDELMGSARNLTEDERRGFKEVKWDDKEVCAFYMVRFCPHDLFVNTRSDLGPCSKIHEAKLKESFEKSPRHDSYVPKFEAELAHFCEKLVMDLDKKVRRGRERLAQEVDVPPPPPISAEKSEQLSVLEEKIKNLLEQVESLGEAGKVDEAEALMRKVEMLNVEKTTLTQQSQQNSALMIVQEKKMALCETCGSFLVANDAAERTQSHVTGKQHVGYGMVRDFLAEYKAAKEKAREEERLSREKEAEERKKLREKEHDSRRRRSESSDRDKHKDQDHDRERDRYRGRDRDLDRNGRGGRDFDRGSGWKHGSSRNGRNRSRERYRGRDRSRSRSPIRHGSKRSRSPVHKY